CTTAAATAACTAACCTGCTTCTAATGGTTCTTGACAATTAGGCTGATTGGATATTACATCGCTTGAAATAGCTTCCATTGTTTGTGAATTATGGAATGATGGTTCTTTTGTAGGAATAGCATTTGGTTGAAGCCTGTTTCGCAAATCATTCAGGAACAtcttttgcgaaaaatgtaaaCTACAAATACGATAATTTCTATATAGTTCTTCAAATGTTTTCTTTATGAGATCCTGACGTTCACAAGCTTTTATCCAAAGCTTActtctaaaaaattgtttaatgtattaTAGAGGAGAAgcgggtattatggctactgtcgacaatatggttactcctattatctccgttattagatgacgtattctaattgcttatggagttattcatttagtagcccaccgttttttagtgatgttaatatgacaatacataataagtgacaattgttataaggcatttttacttttgagcacttctaaactttttcaaggttcacctttaacttttaattactcaaactttctcattatttttaaacttgagtgtattatcacacgaatatacatacacttgagtgttttttttattatttacctttttattcagctatacacattttgagttatacaaagttaaaacaataacatggaatttcattaatatggccttttaagcaaaatttttatattgaaatatttcttcgataaatcaatcgtcattctagagagcggtgtttaaaaacattaaaaacattattttatgctcgttgtttaatgttaaacagggatagaatgacatttctaattaaatttctaatggtatttttaaagttactgaacgtaagaaaattctatattaggaaaattctaaacaatgaaaaattaaaaatacataattttgtaacaagatactgtgtttcttctaaactaaactaacttttttaaattattcttatagatagccatattacaaccacttttttctgccaccgattatgcagagcattagatagatttataaatcacgtcctaaataataaatatctcattactttgaacctagaatctgtcaaacaacattttgacgaatgtaatcgttcaagtttcaatagaaaatattaattataaacaaaatgatttaataaaatgaaaatgggtgccatattaccctcttctcttctACATATTATTAAAGGATTTGAGTTTTATACATGCAATCAATATACAGCACgctaaaataattagaattatttaaaaacttttaagattaattaatctatattgATATCATTGTGTACAGTCGCTTTCATTATAgctgcgacacttttttttagatgcatttctgaacgcgcaactataacgagagatgagaacgactgcagttgtggaggttagcgcgaaatgtcaaatgttgatatacaaggtgtcacaaagaaaatttggacACCTTGAACGAAATATAAGATATacttgcaaatatttttcaaatagagtttataaaaaatattcgcacatttttcgtataggatcggctttggtctaattgagctttatctAATTCGTCTaattcgtcattacagcaacgatgagctgagatgcttaaatgtagttaaataaattataactacaataaatataaaaaattaaaattttaaatatttgttacagttataattataatttatttaactacatctaagcatctcagatcatcgttgttgtaacaacgaatttataaagctcaattagaccaaagtcgatacggaaaatgtgttatttattaattaaagctaaccttttcttatttttagaaaaagtagaAGACACAAGGATGATattgaaagaaaggtaaataagattttagtttaattacgtaagacgtaagaaaaattttgtaataaatatacaatttattatttgcataggtatcactttaattctggtccattgatgcaacaagcacgcaacattttgaaacagatggatggtaaagtgatgaagaatgaatttgatattcaaattcttgatttattggcaagttcttggccagacagaccattagttgagaaaagctggaactattgaaggtaatattattttaaagtatgcggctctttatattttattataatatttatctattgcattatttcttaaaaggatatgaagactggtttattagaagaagggaaagttaccttactcacgaaaatgtctttggaagaagggaagccagatcctgtcacatagagaataaaatgttcgttgcaccaccgaacttatgacaagtgatttacttattccaattatgtttgcacccattgcttgtgcgacagcattgaaaatattacattctccatggaggtaaaaaatgattatttcagtaTAATCTTtagcttttatatatatatatatatatatatttgtttttttttcctaacttaatacatgcattgtttctaggtgaattaatttggcatcaacaatgtgcgagatttaataccaaatggacgtaatacagttattgttacggaaaagaccaaacttgaatatattagCCTTAtgtgtcaaatgaaaatgactgGAGCAATTTGTAAGCAGtaagtaaattttccaaaattaagtagaaagatattgtttgctttaactatttgtttaattacgttttcacattctactttatttttatattttaaatctttctaacTACAGGTCTATTCTTGGAaggattttatgatattatgcttaaacgaccaattttcatatttaatgaacaagaaCTTGAACTATTGATCAGTGGCTTGCCTactgtaaatatcttaaaagaggatcttaaagcaaatattgagtatcataaatacactgctacgtttttatagatacattttgatattttgtattagctcaagtttgaaagatttgaattataccatcttttttccactcACAGATTCAATCGTTCTGCTGCATTGCGAGGTTTTAATCAAGCGGATTGTTCGAAGTTCTTACAATTCATCACTGGTACATCTAAAGTGCCGTTACAAGGTTTTGCTGCGTTAGAAGGCATGAACGGCATACAAAAGTTCCAAATTCACAGAGAAGACAAGTTGAGAGACAGGCTTTCATTTGCACTTATTtggtaaatatatgaaaaaagaaattgttttaataccttgtcatatgtgtgtataagttaaaattaaattgatataaaattacaagactaaaattgtattttttaattgcagtttCAATCAACTGGATTTGCCAATGTACGAGACGTATGATAAACTCTGAACAAATCTACTCAAGGCGACTTACGAATGCACCAAAGAATTTGGATTTGCATAAGCTTACCAGAATTTGCTCCTGTACAATTTCGATTTCATGCGTTCAATCGATGATATTCTAGAGTCCAAACTtaccctgccgcaaatttactttagaacactatagaaatgtctatagttctgaatgtgttttttgaaacaggtattgcatatacggaatggagttctccttatacaacttttataatttttaataaggtaatacgtatgttcattaccttattaaaaattataaaagtcatctaaggagaaccccattccgtatatgcaatgcctgtttcaaaaaacacattcagaactatagatattttttctatagaaaaatatacagaATGGGGTTCcccttatacaatttttataatttttaataaggtaatacgtatgttcattaccttattaaaaattataaaagtcatgtaaggagaaccccattctgtatatttttctatagaaaaaatatctatagttctgaatgtgttttttgaaacaggcattgcatatacggaatggagTTCTCCTTAgatgacttttataatttttaataaggtaatgaacatacgtattaccttattaaaaattataaaaattgtataaggagaatcccattccgtatatgcaatacctgtttcaaaaaacacattcagaaccatagacatttctatagtgttctaaagtaaatttgcggcaggatATGGTTGGATCTTTACAGCCAGTGATAACATTCCGGACGTGCAATGGCCtattgtttgcaaaatttttaacgtacttacaaaaattgttatacgCAATGCTATATGTAAAACTATCTTGTGAACGTAGCGAATCACAGTGCTCTAATtgctataatatgtattattacacttatacgactttataaatacgaaatatatattttcattttatcatacACATTAACTCTCATGTAATTAATGgacaataatttattcgttaATATATACGCTAATAAATACGCTGATTTTAAAATGcagtatattatatttcttttcatcctttttatttcttacaataaattaattaactattacAGTTATATGTATGAATCTTATCTTTAAAAGAAATCGGAGCTACCTTGTGCATCAAAGTGACTTTGGAAGAAGAGAAGCAAGATCCTgcaaacacaaatattaaattacatggtTCCTATTTATGAATCATGTATGATGAATTAATAGGTAGAAAATGATaacctttttttaaagatttatagattaaatagatattaataatctatttaGTAATAATACTAACATTAATCCATTGATGTGTTATTGAAGTAATTAACGTCTATTTAATTATAAGCtctatttgataaatttaaaaaaaattataaaatatacattgaattatacatgcatttgaattttttgacagttacatttttataaataaagaataaatctttaaaaaaagattatcattTTCTACCTATTAATTCATCATACATGATTCATAAATAGGAaccatgtaatttaatatttgtgtttgcAGGATCTTGCTTCTCTTCTTCCAAAGTCACTTTGATGCACAAGGTAGCTCCGATTTCTTTTAAAGATAAGATTCATACACATAACTgtaatagttaattaatttattgtaagaaataaaaaggatgaaaagaaatgtaatatactGCATTTTAAAATCAGCGTTTTTATTAGCGTATATATtaacgaataaattattgtcCATTAATTACATGAGAGTTAATGTgtatgataaaatgaaaatatatatttcgtatttataaagtcgtataagtgtaataatacatattgtAGCAATTAGAGCACTGTGATTCGCTACGTTCACAAGATAGTCTTACATATAGCATTGcgtataacaatttttgtaagtacgttaaaaattttgcaagcaaTAGGCCATTGCACGTCCGGAATGTTATCACTGGCTGTAAAGATCCAACCATAAGTTTGGTCTCTAGAATATCGATTGAACGCATGAAATCAAAATTGTACAGGAGCAAATTCTGGTAAGCTTACGCAAATCCAAATTCTTTGGTGCATTCGTAAGTCGCCTTGAGTAGATTTGTTCAGAGTTTATCAAACGTCTCGTACACTGGCAAATCCAGTTGATTGaaactgcaattaaaaaatacaattttagtcttgtaattttatatcaatttaattttaacttatacacacatatgacaaggtattaaaacaatttcttttttcatatattaatcaaatatgtgCAAATGAAAGCCTATCTATCAACTTGTCTCCTCTGTGAATTTGGAACTTTTGTATGCCTTCTAACGTAGCAAAACTTTGTAACGGCACTTTAGATGTACCAGTGATAAATTGTAAGAACTTCGAACAATCCGCTTGATTAAAACCTCGCAATGCACCAGAACCATTGAATCTGTgagtggaaaaaagatggtcttcaagtctttcaaacttgagctaatacaaaatatcaaaatgtacctaTAAAGATGTAGCAGTGTATTTATGATActcaatatttgctttaagatCCTCCTTTAAGATATTTACAGTAAGCAAGCTACCGATCAATAGTTCAAGttcttgttcattaaatatgaaaattggtcgtttaagcataatatcataaaatcctTCCAAGAATAGACCTGTAGTTaggaagatttaaaatataaaaataacgtagaacgtgaaaacgtaattaaacaaatagttaaaacaaacaatatctttctacttaattttggaaaatttacttaCTGCTTACAAATTGCTCcagtcattttcatttgacacataagcctaatatattcaagtttggtcttttccataacaataactgtattacgtccatttggtattaaatttcgcacattgttgacgccaaattaattcacctagaaacaacgcatgtattaagttagaaaaaaaaaaatatatatatatttcttttctaacttaatacatgcgttgtttctaggtgaattaatttggcgtcaacaatgtgcgagatttaataccaaatggacgtaatacagttattgttatggaaaagatttatatatacatatataaagctaaagattacactgaaataatcattttttacctccatggagaatgtaatattttcaatgctgtcgcacaagcaatgggtgcaaacataattggaataaataaatcacttgtcataagttcggtggtgcaacgaatattttatcctttatgtgacaggatctggctttccttcttccaaagacattttcgtgagtagctttcccttcttctgataaaccagtcttcatatccttttaagaaataatgcaatagataaatattataataaaatataaagagccgcatactttaaaataatattacctttaatagttccagcttttctcaactggtggtctgtctggccaagaactcgccaataaatcaagaatttgaatatcaaattcattcttcatcactttaccatccatctgtttcaaaatgttgcgtgcttgttgcatcaatggaccagaaagtgatacctatgcaaataataaattgtatatttattacaaaatttttcttacgtcttacgtaattaaactaaaatcttatttacctttctttcaatatcatccttgtatcttctacttcttctaaaaataagaaaaagttagctttaattaataaataacacattttccgtatcgactttggtctaattgagctttataaattcgttgttacaacaacgatgatctgagatgcttagatgtaattaaataaattataattataactgtaacaaatatttaaaattttaattttttatatttattgtagttataatttatttaactacatctaagcatctcagctcatcgttgctgtaatgacgaatatataaagctcaattagaccaaagccgatcatacgaaaaatgtgcgaatatttttttataaactctatttgaaaaatatttgcgagtatacttatcttatatttcctccaaggtgcccaaattttttttgtgacaccttgtatatcaacgtttgacatttcgcgctacCTCCACAActgcagtcgttctcatctctcgttatagttgcgcgttcagaaatgcatctaaaaaaaagtgtcgcaactataatgaaag
This genomic window from Solenopsis invicta isolate M01_SB chromosome 13, UNIL_Sinv_3.0, whole genome shotgun sequence contains:
- the LOC120359312 gene encoding uncharacterized protein LOC120359312 — encoded protein: MCQMKMTGAICKQFNGSGALRGFNQADCSKFLQFITVSINWICQCTRRLINSEQIYSRRLTNAPKNLDLPSDNIPDVQWPIACKIFNVLTKIVIRNAICKTIL